One genomic segment of Amycolatopsis sp. WQ 127309 includes these proteins:
- a CDS encoding S8 family peptidase: MRAARSVGAAVAVTAAVVLTGVTPAQAAEGVVLGAADANAVKDSYIVVLKDNATDRGDLARRYSGTVDRVYTRNLAGFSVHLDEKHAKRLAADTAVAFVEQDRTVRTEAVQQNPPSWGLDRIDQRNLPLDSKYTYATTASNVNVYVLDTGIRATHQTFGGRVHQGFDFVDNDTNADDGYGHGTHVAATIAGSQYGVAKGAQLYPVRVLGSDGSGTTAGVIAGVNWITANAKKPAVANASLGGGVSTALDTAVRNSIASGVTWAVAAGNSNANASTSSPARVAEAITVAAADKTDTRASFSNYGAGVDLFAPGVGITSAWNTNDTATYTGNGTSFASPHVAGAAALYLATHTTATAAQVAQALITASTPNLVKNPGSGSPNRTLYVAP; the protein is encoded by the coding sequence ATGCGCGCAGCGAGATCCGTCGGAGCCGCCGTCGCCGTCACGGCGGCCGTCGTCCTGACCGGAGTCACCCCCGCCCAGGCCGCGGAAGGCGTCGTGCTCGGCGCGGCCGACGCGAACGCCGTCAAGGACAGCTACATCGTCGTGCTCAAGGACAACGCGACCGACCGCGGTGACCTGGCCCGGCGCTACAGCGGCACCGTCGACCGGGTCTACACGCGGAACCTCGCCGGGTTCTCGGTGCACCTGGACGAAAAGCACGCCAAGCGGCTGGCCGCCGACACCGCGGTCGCGTTCGTCGAGCAGGACAGGACCGTGCGCACCGAAGCCGTGCAGCAGAACCCGCCGTCGTGGGGCCTGGACCGGATCGACCAGCGGAACCTGCCGCTGGACAGCAAGTACACCTACGCCACCACGGCGTCGAACGTGAACGTCTACGTGCTCGACACCGGCATCCGCGCGACGCACCAGACCTTCGGCGGCCGCGTGCACCAGGGTTTCGACTTCGTCGACAACGACACGAACGCCGACGACGGCTACGGGCACGGCACGCACGTCGCCGCGACGATCGCCGGGTCGCAGTACGGCGTCGCGAAGGGCGCGCAGCTGTACCCGGTGCGGGTGCTCGGTTCCGACGGCAGCGGCACCACCGCCGGCGTGATCGCCGGCGTCAACTGGATCACCGCCAACGCGAAGAAGCCGGCCGTCGCCAACGCCAGTCTCGGCGGCGGGGTCTCGACCGCGCTCGACACCGCCGTCCGCAACTCGATCGCCTCCGGCGTCACCTGGGCGGTCGCGGCGGGCAACTCCAACGCGAACGCCTCGACGTCGTCGCCGGCCCGCGTGGCCGAGGCGATCACCGTGGCCGCCGCGGACAAGACCGACACCCGCGCGTCCTTCTCCAACTACGGCGCCGGGGTCGACCTGTTCGCCCCGGGCGTCGGCATCACGTCGGCGTGGAACACCAACGACACGGCCACCTACACCGGCAACGGCACGTCGTTCGCCTCGCCGCACGTCGCCGGCGCGGCGGCGCTCTACCTGGCCACCCACACGACGGCGACCGCGGCCCAGGTCGCCCAGGCCCTGATCACCGCCTCGACCCCGAACCTGGTCAAGAACCCGGG